The Chryseobacterium indologenes genomic sequence AGGCGCAGGCAAACTACACTTACCGACATTGAGGCACTGGTATACCCGACAACGAATAAGCGAGCGCCCACGCCTATGACGTGAGCGTTCCTACTTATCTGTCCCGTTGTCTTAAAAATTACCAGTTTTCAATGTGGGACTTAAAGCAAAAACACTTTAAGTATTTTCTATATTTTCGATAACAAAGATACTGAACTCTTTCCTTTTTGATAGCATATAATACAAAAAGGTTACGGTAAAACTGCTTTATGTGAAATATAATTCTGTTCCAGTATTGTCAGAATATCGCTTTCCTTGTAAATAATCTTACCGCCTATTTGTATATACGGCAGGATATTATCATCACGATATTGCTGTAAAGTCCGTTTGCTGATATGGAGCAACTTACACACATCTTCGCCCGAAAGGTATATTTCGCCGTTCATTACAGGGCGGTAGTTTTTCAATATGCTTTCGATACGGTTTCTTAGTTGCGTTATCATTTCCTGATGGACAATGATTTCTTCATTGTCATTCGTGAATAAATCCATTTTCGGTAGTATTGTACGGCTGTCCGGCTTCGAGCAAAGCCTGCACGTCCGAGCGTTTATAATAATTCTTACGGTTTAGTCGGGAATAGGGCAATAAGCCTTTGTCCTTGTAGGTCTGCAAAGTCCGTTTGGTTATGTTCATCATCAAACATACTTCTTGGTTATCGAGCCACTTCTCTTCTTTGAAAATAGGCGTGTATTTTCTCGTGGCATTTTCGGTCAGTTCCAAAAGTTCCCGTAGCCCATTATTCATTCCGTCCAATGCGGACTTTTGTATTGCGATAACTTCCATAATCTGCTCATTTTTTCTGTGGAAGTCGAATTTATAAAGGCTTGTAGTAGTGATAGGGAATGTTGCAGGGTTTGGCTTTGAGAGGTAGTGTTTGGCGGTTTACTTTTGCCATAAACAAAAAATCGGATAACCTTTTGGGTTATCCGATTTTACTACTATTTGGAAATACTTATTTAATTGTATGTCGCTTGGAATGTCCGTAATTTAGTTTTAAAGCCATTTTTCCAATTAGAATAATCTGTAACATCCTGGTCAATTTCTGTTTTAGTTGGTAATAGCGGAATTGTTGAAGTCCCTCCATCGTGTTCCGTCACGGAATATTTTCCGAATAAATTTAAAAGAAAGTCAACGTCTGTTTGCTCTGTGACGATATAGCTTGATAAATTACCCTTTTTTAAATGAATGTTTTTAGAAAACCGCTCGTAAGTTTTATTGGATAAAACTTCCTCAACAGAGCGTTCCAACAACATCCTAAATCTTTTTCTTGCAGAATCAAGTTTGGTTTCTCGTCCGTGTGCATCAGTTAATGCAAGAGCATCGTGCTCGGATAATATTCTTCGGATAGAATCAACTCTTTCTTGTACATTTTTAGCTAAATATGGAATTTCATCTGTAACAATACCACTTACCCCATTGTATTTGTCAATTCCTATTATCGCGCAATCCACTGACGTGATTGCTTTATGTGTATCTATAAGCAGGCGTAAAAATGATAAATCGTGAGTAAATACAACTATCTGTCGGTTTTGGGAAAGTTGAACAATTTTATCTGAAATTTTATCTCTATAATCCATATCTAATGACGTAACAGGGTCATCAAATATGATTGTGTTCAGACGATTGTCTATCGTGCATTCAGCTAAAAAATTAGACAAGGCAATAAGTTTTTGCTCACCTTCACTTAGAATTGAATTGATTGAATCATTGATACCGTTCAAACCGCATTTTTGAAATGTATTTCCTTGACTGGTTCTCGTTTTTGAAATCAAAACTTTACTTGCCAAATCACGATTAAAGAAATTAAGATGTGAAATAAACTCTTGGTGTTGCAAACTCACAGCTTGATTTTCCATTAACTCGCCAATTTTTCGTGAGATTGCAGTAGTCGTAAGTTGCGATTGACAATGACTTATCCAAGATTTGTATTTGTATTCATCGAAATATCGAAGAATTGTCGTCTTGTTGTTAAACAAAAATTCTTTAGCAGTTAGCTCACTAAGTTCAGCAACTAAAGCATTTCTATTTTGTACAAGTTGGGTGTTTTGTGCAATTTGAGAATCAATGTTCGGAATTATATTTGTTATCTCTGGGGTCAGAGATTGTAAATTGATGTTCAATTCACCACCATTTTGTAAAAATGAGATGATTGAATTTCTGAATGTGGAAACAGAATCAGAAAATTGAGTATAGTTCGTTCTGAAATCTGGTATAAACTGTTCTAATTCTGTCAGGTTTTCAATAGGCGGGATAACTAATGAATTGTATAAGTTATGTTTTTGTTGGATTGTAAGGTTAATTGCGTTTAATTGCGTTGAAACGTCATTCAAAACGAATTGATTGAATGTCGTCAATCTTTGTTGCGCTGCTTCATCAAGTTCCTGTTGGCACAACACGCATTTTTCCAATGAAATTAAAGAGGGAAAAGTTTGACCGTCTGACAGATTTGAACTATGAGCATAATTTTTTGCTGCTTCCCACAATGTTCGCCAAGGATTTGTACCAAACCCTTCCAACGAGTTTATATTTTGTAGTTCTGTAGTAGCAATTTGATACGCTTCGTTTACGCTTTCAAAAGTGGTTCTGTTTGCCCTTACTTCGTTTATTTTTTGTTCGTTGAATAACGATTCTATTTGTTGTAATTGTTGAATATAGTTACTGATTCGACCTTTTTGACTGTTTAAATTCGTAATATTTTGCTGGGGGTTTTGTGCTGTTATTAAGTTTGTAAGTTCTTGCTTTCTATCAATGTTTGTTTGAGTAAATTGGATATATGAATCAACGTTAGCTCGCTGTAAATTTTCTATCGTTCCATACCATTGTCCTGTGGAGGATTGAAGTAAATTTTGTGGCAACTCTGGTTTTTGTGTAATGTATGAGGCAACAGACAAACTAAATGCTTGCGAAATACTTCCAAAAGTTGAAACCAGCTTTTCTAAAACATCAATTCCAACAGGTTTATATTCTGTAGGATTTTCATTATTGATGTAAATATCTCCACAATCATTGTCAAAAAGAAAAATTGAATTAAGGATAGGGTTACTCGGACTATTTTCTGTCCAAGAAAAACTAATGTTTGAACCATTGTTTTCTACAACAAAATCAACTTGTTGTTGATTAGAGGATGGATTGAAAACATTCTTTTTAGTGTAACGCTTGGATTTCGGCTCCAACAAAGCTTTCTCAAAATACGTGAGTAGCTTGATTTCCCCGAACCATTTCCGCCATAAACTACTGTCAAACCCGTATTGGAAAATTGTAAACCTCCTTGATTGTGTAAGGCACAAATATTAATCGGGTTGTTTAGGCTAATTAGTTTGGGATAACTTCCAATTGTCGCAGTTGTTGTTGGAATGTGAGTGCTGTCAAGCGGAATAGGGTTTAAAGCTATTGTATTGTCGCCGCATTCTTTTTTCACTAATTGAACAAGTTCATCAATATCGTTTTGTGTAAGTGTTGTTGATGTAACAAGTCTTCGTAAAGCATCTTGGACAAACGCTTGTCTGCCACCTTGTGACCAGTTTAAAATATCCTGATATATAGACATTATTTATATATTTAATTTATGTTGCGTCCCATATTACAGATAGTACATTTATTAACCTGCAAAAATAGTTAAATCACAAATTTAATTATGCTTTGTTATTGGGCTTGGCTGTTCATTTTTTACTTCCTCTTGTTGTTGTTTTTCCTTTTTCTCACGGTAGTAAACCCACAGCGATAACAGCCCGAAAATAATCAGTGCGTAAGCTATCCATTTACCAACCCTTCCAATCAATTTAATGAAAACCGAACTTTCATAAGATGAGAAACCCTCTGCTCCCATAGGGCTGCGCCTGTAAAACTTTCTCCGGTTAATCCAGTAACGAAGTCCCAAGCCTGCAACCAAAAATATGATACCTATAACCAATGATGCGACCATAACAAAAACACTTTATTTCCACTGTCTGAATTTACGAAAAATATTTGTTTCACCCTGTAAACGACGTGTACATAATGCGAAAACGGCTTACCAATCAGATAAGCCGTTTTTATGAAACGACATACTACTTTTAATCGCTGCTGTTAAACTGAAAAGTTATCTGCTTTTCATTCCCGAAGCTATCCGAAATCCAAACGTCAAAGGACTGCGATACGGCAGATGCTGAAGTGTAATACAACCTGAATTGTTCAGTTGGTAACAAATACAAATCGTTCGGCAGATACGGCAATTCATCATAATACCGAAGTGTGCCTTGTCCGTCAAACTGGAAATAGCGGAGATAGTATTGCGTATTGCTGTAATTACCGCTCCGCTGTATGGTTATGCGTATTTCCACTGTCTGCCCATTGGCAACATCTTTAGGCACTGGCATTACATTGACCTCGAAAGGAAAATTGTTCTGTATTTCGAGTTCATCATCTTTGCTACAAGATACCAACGTAACCGAAGCTGTGAGGATTGTCAGGAATACATATAATGGCAGTAATCCTATTCTGAATTTATTGAATATTGCTATCATTGTTTTACGTTTTAAAAGTTAAACTTTAATCCCACACCTGCGGATGGACGGAACTGTTCCAGATCCGTCCCCCACAAAACTTTTGTACGCCCTTGTAGGACTAATACAAAACGGTCGGACAGGTAGGTTTCAAAAATGAGGCGACCGCCTGCTCCGTAGATAAAATTATCTTCGCTCAATATTTTCGCACCGTCGTACAGCATCGCTTCGCCCCGGTTGATGGCTTCGTAACCGACCACGCCCGTTACGGCGAAATTCAGCGTAATGTTCTTACGGGCATCTCCCAACAAAAAGAAGCTGTAACCGCCCTCTGTGGAATAGGTTTCCTGCGGTATGCGCAGGTCTTTGTAATCGTGGTACTGGTGGGTATATTCCAACGCCCAAAGCTGGTAATTACCATTTTTACCGTTTATGGTCATTGCTGCGCTGATGTAGTAATCATTGCCAATCTTATCATTGGACAATACACCTGCACTTATTTCCAATCCCTTCTGCTTCGGCAGCATCCTTTGTGCCTGTGCAGCCGTGATGCCTATCAGGACAAACAGCACGGTATAGATACACTTTTTCATATTCTTGCTTTAAAGGGTTATTAAAATTTTAGGTGCATATCGTCAATCAAACGGGCTTTGATTAGGTCGGAATTTTCGACCTGCAATGTTTGATGCCTGCCGCCGTTTTTCTCGAAAATCTCAATCAGCAACACCTTATCATCGGCAATGGTAAACTGGTCTAACAGGAAAACATTTTGTTCGGTCGATTTTCCGGCAATACCGTCCAATGGCTTGTAAGTTCTTAAAGGCGTTAAAGGGCGTTCCTGGACTACGGTGCGTTTGGCTACCTTTTTATCCACGACTTTGAAATTGATAAAATCAATCTCGAAAGGCACATTGGTACGGTTTCTCAATTCCGTATGGAAATAGTATTTGCCGTTGTGTATGTAAATCCCTTTCAGGATAAACTGAATGCCGAAACTTTTAGCCCCGATATGCTTTACAATGCGCTTGTCTTTCTTGTAAATGGTTTCCAGTAACAAGCCTGCCAGTGAGGGCGAATTGTTGCCCAGTTCCTCGAAAAGCACGTCGTTACCGTTGGCTTTATCCACCGCTTTTTGCATTGTGAGCAGGTCGTAGCTCAATGCCTCCGGGTAGGAGCTGTAATACACGTTGAAGCTGTAAAAACGCCCGTCATTCGTGATAACGGAGAAATTCGTTTCAGGCTCAAAGTCCCTTACTGATGCTTTTACACGCAAAACGTTTTCGGCATCTTCGGCTTTCCCCGCAATCAGGTATTCGCTGCCCAAATCCACGTAACGAATGGCGGTCGGGAAAATTAGGTGCGACGTTTTATCGTAGGTAACTTCCATACGGTACGGTTCTATCTTGCCCAATGCAAGCGGTGTTTTTGCAGTTGCACTATCCTGTGCATAAGTTGTTACGGCAAAGCCGAGTATCAGAGCAATAGCCCAAAAGGTTTTTAAATGATTTTTCATTGTTTTATTTATTTGAGTTCAACATTATTTTTTAGATACAAGGAAGACCTGATAGCCTGCTTTCAGCGTAACCTTTGGCGTTCTTACTTTCTTGGCGAAATAGCCCGAAATACCCTGTACCACGCCACGGCTAAGGTCAGCCGCCACCTGCTGTCCGGCATTCTGCGTGAGCATTACGCTTGTTCCTCCGGTCTGGCTCATATTGCCCGCCATTTCAGTAAGGGCATTCATTTCCGGCGAATACGGAACGTACAAACCTTGTTGCCCGTCCAAATCGTAAATGGTAATATCTACCGGGATGATGTTGCCCTCCAGTTCTACGGAGGTAACTTTTAATTGCAACCTGCCATTCTGAAATTTTGCATTAGCC encodes the following:
- a CDS encoding helix-turn-helix domain-containing protein translates to MDLFTNDNEEIIVHQEMITQLRNRIESILKNYRPVMNGEIYLSGEDVCKLLHISKRTLQQYRDDNILPYIQIGGKIIYKESDILTILEQNYISHKAVLP
- a CDS encoding helix-turn-helix domain-containing protein, whose protein sequence is MEVIAIQKSALDGMNNGLRELLELTENATRKYTPIFKEEKWLDNQEVCLMMNITKRTLQTYKDKGLLPYSRLNRKNYYKRSDVQALLEAGQPYNTTENGFIHE
- a CDS encoding molybdenum ABC transporter permease; amino-acid sequence: MVASLVIGIIFLVAGLGLRYWINRRKFYRRSPMGAEGFSSYESSVFIKLIGRVGKWIAYALIIFGLLSLWVYYREKKEKQQQEEVKNEQPSPITKHN
- a CDS encoding DUF3872 domain-containing protein; this encodes MIAIFNKFRIGLLPLYVFLTILTASVTLVSCSKDDELEIQNNFPFEVNVMPVPKDVANGQTVEIRITIQRSGNYSNTQYYLRYFQFDGQGTLRYYDELPYLPNDLYLLPTEQFRLYYTSASAVSQSFDVWISDSFGNEKQITFQFNSSD
- a CDS encoding conjugal transfer protein TraO, whose protein sequence is MKKCIYTVLFVLIGITAAQAQRMLPKQKGLEISAGVLSNDKIGNDYYISAAMTINGKNGNYQLWALEYTHQYHDYKDLRIPQETYSTEGGYSFFLLGDARKNITLNFAVTGVVGYEAINRGEAMLYDGAKILSEDNFIYGAGGRLIFETYLSDRFVLVLQGRTKVLWGTDLEQFRPSAGVGLKFNF
- the traN gene encoding conjugative transposon protein TraN, yielding MKNHLKTFWAIALILGFAVTTYAQDSATAKTPLALGKIEPYRMEVTYDKTSHLIFPTAIRYVDLGSEYLIAGKAEDAENVLRVKASVRDFEPETNFSVITNDGRFYSFNVYYSSYPEALSYDLLTMQKAVDKANGNDVLFEELGNNSPSLAGLLLETIYKKDKRIVKHIGAKSFGIQFILKGIYIHNGKYYFHTELRNRTNVPFEIDFINFKVVDKKVAKRTVVQERPLTPLRTYKPLDGIAGKSTEQNVFLLDQFTIADDKVLLIEIFEKNGGRHQTLQVENSDLIKARLIDDMHLKF